The Vigna unguiculata cultivar IT97K-499-35 unplaced genomic scaffold, ASM411807v1 contig_419, whole genome shotgun sequence nucleotide sequence ttttaaattaaaaatagaaaagattattattttttatttaatttgataacattttaagttttctaattgaaatattgtactacaaggaagaagataaggaaaatatcattcaaataatcttttctaaaagataaagataatagaattaaataaaaatcttataataaaattatattaaaaatatgtcaaaataaattaaaaaaatgcatgaatattttcaaaacattttaaattcaaaaccaaataatttttttttatttaatttgataaaattttaaagttttttaattccaatattgtgatataaaaaaattaataagaaattagtaaaatatggttttctaaagaataaaatatataattaattaaaaaacttgtagtatatttgtattgaaaaaattgagaaatatttataaatagataaatatttttgactaagaaaaataaaaggttgcccttttatttaatttaatgaaattttaaatttttttagttgaaatcTTTTACTACAGGAAGAAGGTAAGAAAAAGATTAATGAAACGAAgtttccaaataaataaattacattaaagtattatattaattgaattaaattaaaaaaatgagaaaaaaaataaagatattgaaatattttcaaaatattttaaattgaaaactaaagaaaaatatctttttatatttaattttataaaatttaaaagttttttaattgaaatcttgtgttataaaaataaaggtaaataaaatattactaaattatattattctagaAGATAAACAgtagtattaaataaaaatctaatcaaaaagttatttttttatttaatttgataaaatttaaattttctaattgaaatcTTATGTTGgactaaaataatgttattaaattctaccccaaattgatataaaatttgtcCTGTTtcgataaccagagcaaaagttatggccGTTTGAAGTTTTGCTAAAAATCTACAAAACTTTTTAACTACAAACACCACTAATATGACTCTAACAGCAACACACACTCACTGAAACACAAACACTACAATGGttgtatcatttcatttaaatttttattttttattacttgaaaataatttgtaattttattgataattaagaaaatattatagaataaaatattattataataatggttgtgctaatcataatatataaaacttattcataaaatgttaaacatagaaaataatattaatgtactATTATTGGTAGCCCTTACATGGAAGAAATTGAGAATatcaaaccaaaaataaaaaataaaaaatctactaCCAATGGTCTTAATACAAAAAACCATAACCAATTGTTCATCCTCTAACACACGGATTCTGGAGAAGCGTTTGGAGTAACAAACTTTTTCCAGTAGGGATGACTCTGCCATACAATGTGCATTTCTTCGATGGGAACCCCTTTAGTCTCAGGTAGAAGTTTGAAGATGAATATTGTCATCGCAAAGACAAAGCATGCAAAGAACATGAAGAGTCCAAATTTCATGTGACAGAGCATTGTGGTGAAAATTTGTGCAATGACAAAGGTAAAGATCATGTTAACAGAAACATTAACACTTTGTGCAGCTGATCGCACCTCAAGCGGAAAAATTTCACTCGGAACCAACCACCCTAAAGGACCCCAAGACCATGCAAATCCTGCAACGTAGATACATATGCCGCACACAACCATGATAGCATACCACTTTGGCAACACTCCTGGGTTTCCATCAATTCCAAATTTGAGTCCAATCGCCATAGCTATCAGAATCTACaccaaaccaaataaaaatacaatattaattataatatatcaataaaaagaGTTTGAAGATTTTCACAAAGATTATGtcggaaaaagaaaatgttacctGACAGATAAGCATTTGTGCCCCTCCTTCTAAGAAAAGGGTACGTCTCCCGAACTTGTCAACAGTGAATATGGAGACTAGAGTGGCAATTGCGTTGCAAGCGCCGATGATCATGGCCGACATGAGAGAAGCAGTGGCTCCAAAACCAATGGTTTTAAACAAAATAGGAGCATAAAACATTATCACGTTCATGCCAGTGAGTTGTTGGAAGAAGGGAATGGCTATGGCAAACGCGAGTTGAGGTCTATATTGTCTCTTCAACAAAGAGACCCAAGGGTGTTTCACTGCTTTGGAGGATTCACTCGCTGCCATAAGATCCTCAAACTCTTGATCAATGTCCGTGGTTCCTCGAATTTTGATAAGTTCCTTCTTGGCCTTCTCATCAAGACCACGTTCAATTAAGGAACTCGGTGAATCTGGAAGAATGATTGCACCAAACATGATCATGATAGCAGGAACTATTGCACAACCCAAGCTATACCGCCATCCTTCCCCATTCTCCATTTTGGCAAAAATGTAGTTAAGAACATTGGCAACAAAGATACCAATAGTGATTGCCAATTGGAACATCATATTAAGTGCTCCTCGGTACTTGTAGGGAGCAACCTCAGACATATAGATTGGCACAGACTGTCCACACAACTTTATTGCGTTAGCATTTTATGTACCATAATACGAAATATAaggaatgtttttcttttcaaagagaATATAACAAATATGTATGTTTATAACCTGATTGGCGCATCCAATTCCGAAGCCAAGTAGAATGCGACCAACAATGAGCATCCAAACATGTTGAGCGAAGCCATTCAATAGAGCACCAGCAAGAAAGAGCAGACCGCCACAAAACATGATAGCTCGCCTTCCGGTGAGTCGAGTCACAGTGGATGCTAACACCGAGGCAACAAGTGCAGCCAAATACAAAGATGATGTAAACAACGTTAATGTTTGGCTATCGAATTTGCAGTATTGGTTATCAGAGGGCTTTATATTGTTCTCCTTTGCATACACTTCAGGAAAGAATTTCTTCAGAAACGGATCCATAGAAGTCACACCACCTACACATATTTATCTCTTTTGTAACCAAAACTATAATGATAAGATGTAAGAAAAACatgttccaaaatatatatatatatatatatatatatatatatatatatatgaaaatgtataccAGATATGCCAAGGTCGTAGCCAAATATCAATCCTCCAAATGCAGCTACGAAGCATGCTACGAACACCCGAACAGTAAGTTTTCCTGGATAGTTCTTTGATTCTGAAGGGCCACTTGAGATGAAAGCTCCCGGCATTTTGAATGACCGAGAATTGAAAACTTCAACTCAAGTAAAattgagaagagaaaaaaaaaacttcaatgtATCAATGCTCCAATGTTACCTTAATTTATAGAGTGACGTTATTGCATtgcattgattgaattttatcttctagttatatcttttatctttttacatctttaaaagaataacttgttatatcttgaaagaaaaataaaatcttttatcttaaaaacataatttgataagttttaaatgattttcaattgaaatcttgtgccatagaaaaaaaaaagttaataaaatattactaaagtatcattttctaaaattaaaagaaatagaattaactaaaaatcttatagtataattatatttaaaaaatgagaaatatttaaaaatagatcaatattttaaactaaaaaataaaataaaaaagttacttttttattttattggataaaattttaaattgttttaattgaaatcttgtgatatagaaagaagataagaaaaaatattaataacatcaagttttctaaaaatcttaagggagaaatattaaaaaaatagaaaatttaaaaatcttataatagaattatattaaaaaatgagaaaaaaataaaaaaatacataagcattttcaaagtattttaaattcaaaataaataaaaagtatcttttttaattgttttgataattttttttagtttcataattgaaatctaacataataaaaaaaataagatcatgaaatattagtaaaattatcattgtctaaaaaataaaaaaatataaatatatcgaAACATCgagaaatattcaaccataaatacatatttaaaaagcattttaaattaaaaatagaaaagattattattttttatttaatttgataacattttaagttttctaattgaaatattgtactacaaggaagaagataaggaaaatatcattcaaataatcttttctaaaagataaagataatagaattaaataaaaatcttataataaaattatattaaaaatatgtcaaaataaattaaaaaaatgcatgaatattttcaaaacattttaaattcaaaaccaaataatttttttttatttaatttgataaaattttaaagttttttaattccaatattgtgatataaaaaaattaataagaaattagtaaaatatggttttctaaagaataaaatatataattaattaaaaaacttgtagtatatttgtattgaaaaaattgagaaatatttataaatagataaatatttttgactaagaaaaataaaaggttgcccttttatttaatttaatgaaattttaaatttttttagttgaaatcTTTTACTACAGGAAGAAGGTAAGAAAAAGATTAATGAAACGAAgtttccaaataaataaattacattaaagtattatattaattgaattaaattaaaaaaatgagaaaaaaaataaagatattgaaatattttcaaaatattttaaattgaaaactaaagaaaaatatctttttatatttaattttataaaatttaaaagttttttaattgaaatcttgtgttataaaaataaaggtaaataaaatattactaaattatattattctagaAGATAAACAgtagtattaaataaaaatctaatcaaaaagttatttttttatttaatttgataaaatttaaattttctaattgaaatcTTATGTTGgactaaaataatgttattaaattctaccccaaattgatataaaatttgtcCTGTTtcgataaccagagcaaaagttatggccGTTTGAAGTTTTGCTAAAAATCTACAAAACTTTTTAACTACAAACACCACTAATATGACTCTAACAGCAACACACACTCACTGAAACACAACACTACAATGGttgtatcatttcatttaaatttttattttttattacttgaaaataatttgtaattttattgataattaagaaaatattatagaataaaatattattataataatggttgtgctaatcataatatataaaacttattcataaaatgttaaacatagaaaataatattaatgtactATTATTGGTAGCCCTTACATGGAAGAAATTGAGAATatcaaaccaaaaataaaaaaataaaaaatctactaCCAATGGTCTTAATACAAAAAACCATAACCAATTGTTCATCCTCTAACACACGGATTCTGGAGAAGCGTTTGGAGTAACAAACTTTTTCCAGTAGGGATGACTCTGCCATACAATGTGCATTTCTTCGATGGGAACCCCTTTAGTCTCAGGTAGAAGTTTGAAGATGAATATTGTCATCGCAAAGACAAAGCATGCAAAGAACATGAAGAGTCCAAATTTCATGTGACAGAGCATTGTGGTGAAAATTTGTGCAATGACAAAGGTAAAGATCATGTTAACAGAAACATTAACACTTTGTGCAGCTGATCGCACCTCAAGCGGAAAAATTTCACTCGGAACCAACCACCCTAAAGGACCCCAAGACCATGCAAATCCTGCAACGTAGATACATATGCCGCACACAACCATGATAGCATACCACTTTGGCAACACTCCTGGGTTTCCATCAATTCCAAATTTGAGTCCAATCGCCATAGCTATCAGAATCTACaccaaaccaaataaaaatacaatattaattataatatatcaataaaaagaGTTTGAAGATTTTCACAAAGATTATGtcggaaaaagaaaatgttacctGACAGATAAGCATTTGTGCCCCTCCTTCTAAGAAAAGGGTACGTCTCCCGAACTTGTCAACAGTGAATATGGAGACTAGAGTGGCAATTGCGTTGCAAGCGCCGATGATCATGGCCGACATGAGAGAAGCAGTGGCTCCAAAACCAATGGTTTTAAACAAAATAGGAGCATAAAACATTATCACGTTCATGCCAGTGAGTTGTTGGAAGAAGGGAATGGCTATGGCAAACGCGAGTTGAGGTCTATATTGTCTCTTCAACAAAGAGACCCAAGGGTGTTTCACTGCTTTGGAGGATTCACTCGCTGCCATAAGATCCTCAAACTCTTGATCAATGTCCGTGGTTCCTCGAATTTTGATAAGTTCCTTCTTGGCCTTCTCATCAAGACCACGTTCAATTAAGGAACTCGGTGAATCTGGAAGAATGATTGCACCAAACATGATCATGATAGCAGGAACTATTGCACAACCCAAGCTATACCGCCATCCTTCCCCATTCTCCATTTTGGCAAAAATGTAGTTAAGAACATTGGCAACAAAGATACCAATAGTGATTGCCAATTGGAACATCATATTAAGTGCTCCTCGGTACTTGTAGGGAGCAACCTCAGACATATAGATTGGCACAGACTGTCCACACAACTTTATTGCGTTAGCATTTTATGTACCATAATACGAAATATAaggaatgtttttcttttcaaagagaATATAACAAATATGTATGTTTATAACCTGATTGGCGCATCCAATTCCGAAGCCAAGTAGAATGCGACCAACAATGAGCATCCAAACATGTTGAGCGAAGCCATTCAATAGAGCACCAGCAAGAAAGAGCAGACCGCCACAAAACATGATAGCTCGCCTTCCGGTGAGTCGAGTCACAGTGGATGCTAACACCGAGGCAACAAGTGCAGCC carries:
- the LOC114171925 gene encoding sugar transport protein 1-like — protein: MPGAFISSGPSESKNYPGKLTVRVFVACFVAAFGGLIFGYDLGISGGVTSMDPFLKKFFPEVYAKENNIKPSDNQYCKFDSQTLTLFTSSLYLAALVASVLASTVTRLTGRRAIMFCGGLLFLAGALLNGFAQHVWMLIVGRILLGFGIGCANQSVPIYMSEVAPYKYRGALNMMFQLAITIGIFVANVLNYIFAKMENGEGWRYSLGCAIVPAIMIMFGAIILPDSPSSLIERGLDEKAKKELIKIRGTTDIDQEFEDLMAASESSKAVKHPWVSLLKRQYRPQLAFAIAIPFFQQLTGMNVIMFYAPILFKTIGFGATASLMSAMIIGACNAIATLVSIFTVDKFGRRTLFLEGGAQMLICQILIAMAIGLKFGIDGNPGVLPKWYAIMVVCGICIYVAGFAWSWGPLGWLVPSEIFPLEVRSAAQSVNVSVNMIFTFVIAQIFTTMLCHMKFGLFMFFACFVFAMTIFIFKLLPETKGVPIEEMHIVWQSHPYWKKFVTPNASPESVC
- the LOC114171926 gene encoding sugar transport protein 1-like translates to MPGAFISSGPSESKNYPGKLTVRVFVACFVAAFGGLIFGYDLGISGGVTSMDPFLKKFFPEVYAKENNIKPSDNQYCKFDSQTLTLFTSSLYLAALVASVLASTVTRLTGRRAIMFCGGLLFLAGALLNGFAQHVWMLIVGRILLGFGIGCANQSVPIYMSEVAPYKYRGALNMMFQLAITIGIFVANVLNYIFAKMENGEGWRYSLGCAIVPAIMIMFGAIILPDSPSSLIERGLDEKAKKELIKIRGTTDIDQEFEDLMAASESSKAVKHPWVSLLKRQYRPQLAFAIAIPFFQQLTGMNVIMFYAPILFKTIGFGATASLMSAMIIGACNAIATLVSIFTVDKFGRRTLFLEGGAQMLICQILIAMAIGLKFGIDGNPGVLPKWYAIMVVCGICIYVAGFAWSWGPLGWLVPSEIFPLEVRSAAQSVNVSVNMIFTFVIAQIFTTMLCHMKFGLFMFFACFVFAMTIFIFKLLPETKGVPIEEMHIVWQSHPYWKKFVTPNASPESVC